Proteins encoded together in one Lathamus discolor isolate bLatDis1 chromosome 3, bLatDis1.hap1, whole genome shotgun sequence window:
- the LOC136010052 gene encoding 5-hydroxytryptamine receptor 5A-like: protein MLQPRNNSRSALKPTPTLQGRRRLLEARRRSGGSAEKNTAGSSAEEEGVSPHFMGPVGRTWPSRRLQPQPSGPPAAQGSDTSPGGRRGGAGAAVPPSPCVPLAAAPATLLAGTRAARRWREGRRVRADAGSGARDGAGAASGLGRGRAFVSRCKRGRAPSLARRRPLSPCTAQCQCQASMGANSSSAVVDTNASSADSALVSSSTWRGREPFSIFTILILTLLVLLTVATFLWNLLVLATILRVKAFHRVPHNLVASTAVSDVLVAALVMPLSLVKELSAGRRWRLGRALCLVWVCFDVLCCTASIWNVTTIALDRYWSITRHLEYTLLTRRRISNVMIALTWALSAAIALVPLFGWGETYSPEQERCQVSQEPSYTIVSTGGAFYLPLCVVLFVYWKIYKAAKFRVWGRRKNAVVPLPEAAQVKEASHEPQMVFTARHAAITFQTDGETWREQKEKKAALMVGILIGVFVLCWIPFFITELISPLCSCNIPAIWKSIFLWLGYSNSFFNPLIYTAFNKNYNSAFKNLFVKQR, encoded by the exons ATGCTGCAGCCTAGAAATAACTCGCGCTCAGCGCTAAAACCGACACCAACCTTGCAGGGAAGGCGCCGCTTGCTCGAGGCGAGGAGACGCTCCGGTGGGAGCGCTGAGAAGAACACGGCGGGAAGCAGCGCTGAGGAGGAGGGGGTGTCCCCTCACTTCATGGGGCCCGTGGGCAGAACCTGGCCCAGCCGCCGGCTCCAGCCTCAGCCGAGCGGGCCGCCCGCCGCACAGGGCTCCGACACCTCCCCAGGCGgccgccggggcggggcgggagcgGCTGTGCCGCCCTCCCCGTGCGTGCCCCTCGCCGCGGCCCCAGCGACCCTCCTCGCCGGCACCAGAGCCGCCCGGCGTTGGCGTGAGGGGCGTCGGGTGCGGGCGGACGCGG GCAGCGGTGCTAGGGACGGCGCTGGGGCGGCAAGCGGCCTGGGTAGGGGAAGAGCGTTCGTATCCAGGTGTAAGAGGGGCCGAGCCCCGTCCCTGGCACGGCGGAGACCCTTAAGCCCCTGCACCGCACAGTGTCAGTGTCAGGCCAGCATGGGTGCCAACTCCTCATCAGCTGTCGTGGACACCAACGCCTCCTCGGCTGACTCCGCGCTGGTGAGCAGCAGCACGTGGAGGGGCCGGGAGCCCTTCTCCATCTTCACCATCCTCATTCTGaccctgctggtgctgctgacCGTGGCCACCTTTCTCTGGAACCTGCTGGTGCTGGCAACCATCCTGCGAGTGAAAGCTTTCCACCGGGTGCCCCACAATCTTGTGGCCTCCACAGCAGTGTCGGATGTGCTGGTGGCAGCCCTGGTGATGCCGCTGAGCTTGGTGAAGGAGCTGTCAGCCGGGCGGCGGTGGCGGCTGGGACGGGCACTGTGCCTCGTGTGGGTCTGCTTCGACGTGCTGTGCTGCACGGCCAGCATCTGGAACGTGACCACCATCGCCTTGGACCGCTACTGGTCCATCACCCGCCACCTGGAGTACACACTGCTCACCCGCCGCCGCATCTCCAACGTTATGATCGCTCTCACCTGGGCGCTGTCCGCTGCCATCGCTCTCGTCCCCCTTTTTGGCTGGGGGGAGACATACAGCCCTGAGCAGGAGCGCTGCCAGGTCAGCCAGGAGCCCTCCTACACCATCGTCTCCACTGGCGGGGCTTTTTACCTGCCCCTCTGCGTTGTGCTCTTTGTCTACTGGAAGATCTACAAGGCGGCCAAATTCCGTGTGTGGGGCCGCAGAAAGAACGCTGTGGTGCCCTTGCCCGAGGCTGCCCAG gTGAAGGAAGCTTCACATGAACCACAGATGGTGTTTACAGCTCGTCATGCAGCCATCACTTTCCAGACAGATGGAGAAACATGGagagaacagaaagagaaaaaggcagcTCTGATGGTTGGCATCTTAATTGGAGTTTTTGTGTTGTGCTGGATCCCTTTCTTCATTACAGAATTAATAAGTCCCCTCTGTTCCTGCAACATCCCAGCCATCTGGAAAAGCATCTTTCTTTGGCTTGGCTATTCCAATTCTTTCTTTAATCCTCTCATTTATACGGCATTTAACAAAAATTACAACAGTGCCTTCAAGAACCTTTTTGTAAAGCAGAGATAA